The Anopheles maculipalpis chromosome 3RL, idAnoMacuDA_375_x, whole genome shotgun sequence genomic sequence caTCGACAGCTATGTTAATGAAACGTGATTTTCCGTGTCGTTGATCGTTTGTTAGTGGGTTGGTTAATCGCTGGGGATTTAACAACGACGGTATTCCCACAACAATCAcacttcttcaatttcttggtattcaaaattattttaaattcaagtATTTCATCTAAGACAGGGTTCTCAACATTATTATTGCGACTGGGACATTTTGGACATAGTAAACAGGAAAATTTAAGCAAATACCATTTCTGTAAAGATAAGCAGTTTCCAAAATTCTTGGTGATAagaatttgtaaataaaacctTATTTTACTTCATGTTGTCACCgcgtaattttattttttatttcgccttACGTCCCGGAACTATACCGGAATCGTAAAAAATGCGCAGATTGCGGTGAAAAAACCCGGAACTCAAAAACATGTTATTCTTCTagtaaagcaaaacacatcTGTTTCTGGCGCAACACAGTCCAACCGCATAATTGTTGCGTATTATCATCCTTAAAGCATCCACTAATTGGCGTGTTACATGTGCACCTATCATATATCGTCTGATAAGATTTAGacaattttaatcaaaacttGATAAAAAGACACTCGAACGCCGTCCCTTCGTTTCGCAATCGTAGAACAGTGATAACATAATTTTCCACTAACCTTATAACCTCCATCCACCGAAGCAGGTATCACGGGACACGGCGCAACGAGCAACGCGTCATTGTGATTCAttcgattgatgaaaatatcaagCCAATATCTCTTATCAACGGATCGAACGGAAGCAGGAGCAATGAACAAAACGTAGGATTCTTTTAATAGCCTTCTCTCCCTATTTCTGCTGTCCATCTGTGAACATTCGAAAGTGAATCGGTGGGACTCGGTATCGATAATTGCCTCCAAAGTGCGCGACTCCTTTTACATCAACAAGAAGAAGGCGTAGTTTACACGTAGGTTATGTGCGATTCGTAAACAGATCATATCACAGAAAGACGTCATCGCTTGTGCAAAGTCGCGAGCAGCAGAGTTTCATCAGCCGGCGCGTCACGATCGAGATGAAAaagtgcaggaaaaaaaaactactgcacacacaaaacacagacaGACGGCACGTGAAAGATTGGGGGAGGTGGTGTGATACGGGatgttaataataaaaacgacacCTTCGTTGAAAGCACCCACGAGGTTGGTACGCCGGGTGCTGTTTACGTGCTGCCGAGAACCTTTTGGTTGACCTCTTccacagcgaaaaaaaaacattccaaagaggaagaaaaatacagccaaaaacatacatacatacatacacgcgcCCGCGAAATGTGCCATCTTCATAATCAGGAAGGAGGCTCGTACCATCCATGGATGCTCATGTTACCGACCGAACACCATCAATTTTTCGCTGTCCACCATTGAAGAGGGCGTATGTGCGAATAAACACAACAGTACGGGATCCCATCATCCCCTTTTCATCTGTCCGATGGGGCCATCTCGGTGCGGCCTCGAACCTTCATCCTGACGATTAGATTATGTTTACACTTCCCCCTTGCCATTCTCTTCATCTGCCTCGCCGGTGTTTCCTCCTCGATGGGTGAGCAATAGGTccagagcaaacaaacaactagacacaaaacacaagagTCGTGCTATTTTTTACAAGAGTAAAACTATATTGCAAACTAAAACAGAAATCACGAGACTTgtttcaaataattaaaatatcaacTCTTCTTTTcctcaaattttcaaatatgttAACCAAAACAAATCGATACAGGGGTTTCCCAAAGGTTTATTTGGCACTTTGCTAAATGTTTTccaatcattattaaaattttcccaaATAAAGGATACTTTCCATTACTTATCGAACAATTAATATACTAATTATAAATGAGactattaaaaaaatgtgacaatacggcattggaccgtcataatcaattgtaaatattaaaaaaatgcaattataaGAACATTCATCTGTTTGACCGGAATTCATTGACCGGAATGACCTCAATGAAGTAGATTTTTAAGACACTCACAAATGAAAACAGTTGTTTATAATTGCCAGTACTAAAGGATAGTGGCCATTACTAAAGGATATTCCGaagatttttttcactcttcccAAAGTTGTTTTTAGTTGAGAAGGAATACGCCCGCCAAAAAGGTTGATTTCGATATTGGATTACTAGACGAAAGCTTTGTCGTCGTGAGCTGTACCAAGGACTTCTGACGCAAGCAAAGATCGAGAACATTCCACAACAAATAATGTTCAACATAGAacgaaaatatttgaaaaagtgtttttcgaCACTTCGAAATGCCCTGCAAATCCGACTGCCGTCCACAACATGAGCGATCGTACGAttttgcaagttttttttttttgtgcagcgAATTATTAGCACAACATTATATATGGCACTCGCTATTCATATGGCCAGCAAAATAACAACTGCGAGACCAAAGCAGcaaatcttcaaaaacaaGTTCCTTATATCTGTTGACGATCCTGATTAGGAACCGGGGCAGAATGAGTACGATCAACAGGACCGCCAGTGTCAAACCGCGCGAGACACATCCCATAAAAGCTTTACCATAATCGGACGAAGAAAAGTCgtacaagaaagaaagaagtacaaaaaaaaacaaccgttcAAGGAAGGACGCAGGCCACAACCCAGCAAACATTATTTGCTCCAGTTTTTCTATGTTGTTGTGTGGCCCCGACGATACCAACGACAACGACCGGTTGACGAACTAGATAGttttgcatgattttttttttttttgcgtcatTCCCAATCCGGCGGGGAAGTGGGCCAGTAAGCAAATTATTGTACAGGCAAAAAGGACGTCATTCCGTACGAAGCGCGCACTAGTTGTGCTGTTTACTGCCAGATGATCTATTTACTTTCCCGGAACGGATCtctacacacagacacacgatCCTAGATTGACAATTAACGGTTCGATTATATGCCGGAACAGAAGCGATTAGAAGCGTTTGCTAAATTATTGCATAAATATTTCGTTCGCTACTAGATTACGACAATTCGTACCGAGTGTGTACCCAAATGTTTGGATAAAGCTTAAATTAGTTCCTCTTTTGGAAGGAAGCTGGTAAACAGAGGAGGGTACTAAatatatgaaataaaattagcaTCAACGGGTACGATCAACATAACATTCTAAGCTTGCGACTTATGGACGTAATTACTGAAAAATTACTAATGCATTCGGGTCGATTAACACATTTTCTCTAGCTTGTTTGACTTACCCTTCATTAACTGGTTCAAATTCGACACAACCGATGCCGAGTTGAGTCCGTAGTAGGTAGTGACCGATCGTGTCAGATTGGACGATGCAAGCGAGGCGGACCGCATTAAAGCATTTGTCGCTGCTGCGGCCGCATTGCCACCGGTGGAAAAATCCGGATCGTCCGCATCGAACACGACGTTGTCCTCCCATTCCGTAACGAAATGTCTTGACGCGAATGTCCCATTGTCGTAAGGTTTCATCGTAGTGTTGGCAAGTATTTACGCACTTCGCGGCAACGGGTTGACCTAAAACAACAGACACACAGTTTTATTAGTTAAAGAATAAAGCGATACAGTACGTGGATGGATCATGACTATTCAAGCGGAGGGTTAATTAACTAGCAACGGGGAAACGACCAGCTAGTAGTCCCTGGTGACCCGGGACAAAGAAACTCTCCCGCCAGTTTCCCGGTTGGATAAAAGGGCTAAACGCCAAGGGTAAActcaacacacgcacgcatatcATTTCCCCTGCTTCGTGGTACGTTCTGTCGGTCGGCAATCTGACCGCCGATCGATCGGTTCAAGTCAAGAAAGGTGAACTATTCAAATCAGACCGCGCTTGGGCGTACATACCCAAGGTGAGGGATTGTTGTcttgagagaaagagacaacCGAAGACAAAAGACGCTGCCCACTTTAGCGCTGCCCTGTGCTTCTCCACGCGTTGGTGGCGTGCTGGACGCTAACACGGTCAACGCTTATCGGTCAGACAGCGAGAAGATGTGCAAAACGTGTAGCGCTGTAATGCGGGTATCAAAAAGCTTTAAAGGCGAAAGATTAGGAACCTACGATACGTACACGTGCGTCTCAGAAGAACCTGAGTTATTTTTGCAACGTCCGATATGGCATTTGGACTGAAAATAGTCTTCTGGTGGGTGTTGGCTGTGATGCTCCAGATAACTCAACTGCCTAAATTAGCTACTTTAGAACGTCTTAGAGGAAGTCTTCCGCAAAACCCCAGCTAAAGCTGATCACGCTCTTTGGCAATTGTTCTCCCACCGATCCCAGTTTGGCGATAACTTTACCGAACGCATAAACCGCTGGCACAGCTGCTGCTGGGTCGGCAAATAATCACCGTCCAAATAGAACTGACACAGCTGAAAAACGGCTGAAATCGTGACCCCGCAATAGCCTGCGCCCGGTGTTTGCTGTCGCCTCGATTCGGGTGTGTCTCgaccggtcggtcggtcggtcggtcccGTCCCCCGTGATAGTAACAACAATACTGGACAATTCTTGAGCACATTGGGTGGGCGAGTGGGGGTGAACGGGagcagaaaaaagcacacactcacacacaaatggTCGTGCAGAAAAATAACACAGAAGCGAAATTAAGCCGTAGCAACAAGATAAAAAGGCTCACCTGTTCCTGGTGGTTGGTGGCGTTCCGATGAGTCCGGTGGCGTGGGAGTGTGTGGTCCTGGTTATTTGTTATCAAAATTATCACCTTCTCAGATGAAAACAAACTCTTTTTTCAATCCCCTTCCTTTTTTAATGATCTCCTTCACCGTGAACCAATCAATGCACGCACGGTTCGTAGGCGTGTTGTGATAATgatgttattgattttttctctTGGTTTGCTTCATAGACCCATATATGCACTTTCGAAAGATGCATCCGACTGAAGGTCGGAAAGATGCGACCGAGTGAAAActaggagaaaacaaaaatagttcACCAGCGGAGTGCTCCACTTATAAGCGATGGACACAAAccagcaacaaacacacacacgcgcaccaCTTTCACTAGtgataatttcttttttcaacgGTTTTTCCTACCGCCGTTACTTTAAAGCTGCACTGTTTAATTGTAAGACAACGTTACTGAACAAAGACAAATctttacaaacaaatgcaTATTCCTATTCCTGCTAGGATTTTGGTTGAAAAATCTGCCTTTATCCGAAAGCAAgcgcacacgaaaaaaaaacccagagaTTTCccacgattttttgtttttcaactgattttgacatttctccTCGCTGGCACAGTGGTCGGTGCCCAACGGTTACCCgatttaaaatacatttaacatttgaattgacggttttattaattttttattgaaaaccaTGGAACTTAGTATACAactaatgaaaataattccatGAATTGAAATACATCATATATTGCAACACACAAACGGCTTACAGATGCTTTTGAGGATTGCCGACTATAAATTACATGTCTTGATTCGGATACTCTCTCGCACCACTCTCAAGAAAATTCGAAAACTCCAACACAACAttcttttggttttaaaatttaagtaACAACACCCGTCTTTCTTACTACCGGGGCACGGGGAAGGAAAACGTTTTGGTTTACGATTTATTACTATACACAatgcttctcttttttgttgctcatcAGACACACCTCACTACACAACTGGGGAATcatttggaaatctcagattcaCTGTTCGCTGCCACAAATGCTTCTtataaataattctttttcaaaCGAAGGAAACTAGTTAAAAACTTCGGTCGAGCTATTCTCACACACATTGCTGGGTGCATtgctatacaaaaaaaaaacgctattCATTTCTTCTAGGCCGTGATAAGTAACATATGGACGATGCGCGTTTagtacgaaataaaataagcgTCAGTAAATAgtattttaaaatagaaaccaacaaaataaacaacgaaATAAACAATGACGTACGACGGTATCAAAGCACGCTTGAGATGATGGCTATTATCCTTCCGCTGtggtaacaaaacaaaaaaacgttaaaaGGAACGAAGACTAGAAGCCATCCGTCCAGCTTCACGCGTTCACGTCTGCTTAATAATGTGTCGCGAGATCAGATCCGTCACTTCGCTCGCGTTTGGTATGAGGAACCGATCCATATCCGTGATGACCAGATTTTCCTCCTCAGGATAGCCGTACTTGAACGTGATCAGATCCCGGTGGCGCTTTTTAGCCGTTATCTTCACGATACTCTGCAACAGTCGGCGTACGATAATGCGTGCCCGATCGCGCTGTGTTTCTAGCTCGCGCAGTACGATCATGTGGGTCGCAGTTACCAGTAGATAACTGTCGTACATGTACCCGTTCAGATGCACTTCCTGGCATTTGAAGTATCGTATCACATCAGGCCCCTTCAGGAAGCTCTGTATCGAAACGATCTCTTCCGCACCGGGGTCGGCCTTCTGGGAGGAGTTGGGTTTCGAACCACGCGCCACCGAGGAAGATTCGCTTGCGGCCGAATTGAGCTCATCGTCATCTTCGTGATCTTCGCCGATGCTAAACACAGGTGGCACGTTCCGGTACCGCTTGCCATTGCGATCGTTGCGTGAAACGTGTTTTTCGCCACCGTTTCCGGTACGACTCGTTCCTGGCTCGGTTGCGTTCGGGTTGGAAATGTAATCGATCagcttttccttcacttcGGCCGATTTGGTTTTCATCGCAAGGGATAGTTTGCTGAACAGATCGATCGTTGATTTGcgatcaccaccaccgttgcCGTTTGCTGTGCTATGGCTACCGGAACGTTGGGTGGCTCGCTTGAGACTGTTTGTGGCGCTGCTGCTCGCACTGTTGGCACCGCTCGGGAGTGATTtctggctgttgttgttgttgtttccgcTTCCCTTAGGCCCACCGTACCGCAGCTGTTCCTTGTTGCAGAGCAAACATTTGAGCGGATCGTGATCCTCCAAACAGTCAACCATGCTCTCACCGAAGTACTCGTGTATCGCTTCATATCCACCTGTCAGCAGGGAAACGTATTTGGTATTTTTCTGTAGAAACGATGCCACCACCATGTGCGTGTACTGGTCCTCCTCGAGCCGACCAGACCCCAGAAAACACAGATGCTCCCCACCCGCATTGGAATTGGCGTCGATCGCATTTCGCTGCGAGCGCAGCAATCCTTGCACTGCCGTCTGGAATGCTTCCGGTTCCTGTAGCATCAGATTACTGTCCAGATGGAACGCCGTCGAAAGATGGCCCGAATTGTACTGTTCCGCTGGACGACAGTCGACCAGAAAGAAGCGCACCGCTTCTGGATGTGGATTTATTAGTGATGCATTCTCGATCAGTTCGTTCACCGACACTGGCAGACAGAGGGCTTGCGAAACGACCGATCCTTCTGGTTTACCGCTGGTGCCTCGCTGCGCCCCAAACAACACCTGCAGCAGATCACGCTTGAAAGAGGCAGGCGTTTTCACCGAGTAATACTGAGCGAGAGAACAGAAATCGAGCACATCGTCCGCCTCGATATTGCAGGGCATGTTGACTAGAAAGCTGATCAGTTCCTCCTTGGACGAGCCTTTCATCGTCAGTATCTGATCGCGCTGGTTAATCAGCACGATTAGGCTAAGGAAGAACACCAGGAACGGGTCTGATTGTTGGAAGTACAGATCCCACATCGACAGTACGACCGGAAGCGTGCAGGTCGAGGCAAACAGTGTCTGGAACCAGCCCATTGCATAGCAATCGGGCGTTATGCGCTTCGTGTCCAGTATGGTGCACAGTTCCGGATCGTggtaaagcagcagcaaccggaaCACGTTAAAAACAGTTCCATTTTTAGTGCAGCCCTTTGGAATGTACGTATCACGTATCGCTTCAAACAGGTTGTACGTGTCGGACCGGATCAGCTTCAGCGAGAGCAGCGGGAGCATCAGCTCAACCCACCCATTGTTTGCCTCATACACCAGGTTGCGGTTTTTGCAGTAGAAGGTAAGTATCGATTCGAGGTCACAAACGACCGACACCTTGTCCTCATCCTCGTTCCCTAGCTTGCTaacaaattcttcacaatCTGAGCGCAACTGTGCCTGGAAGGGTAAGTCGTAGATTTCGTTGAACTGTGCCAGCTGGTCCGTTTTGTTGCGCACCCCAAGACACACTTGCCACACGTCAAGCCGTAGCGCTTCGGGGAGTGCCTTTCCGTGGCATATTGCATAAATGTCGTCCACGGTGCAATCATCCTGTAGGGCTGATTCGAGCTCGATCAACCTGTGGGAGTGGGAAGCAAGGAGGGTGAAAATTGGGAGAGAGATGACGAAAGCAACACACGGACACGCAATCAGAAAAGGTGTCACAGCGAGTGAGTCAAGACGGCAAGCGTTTGCTTATCAGCCTTGCTTATCAAGC encodes the following:
- the LOC126564186 gene encoding TBC1 domain family member 23; the encoded protein is MEDGGLWLIELESALQDDCTVDDIYAICHGKALPEALRLDVWQVCLGVRNKTDQLAQFNEIYDLPFQAQLRSDCEEFVSKLGNEDEDKVSVVCDLESILTFYCKNRNLVYEANNGWVELMLPLLSLKLIRSDTYNLFEAIRDTYIPKGCTKNGTVFNVFRLLLLYHDPELCTILDTKRITPDCYAMGWFQTLFASTCTLPVVLSMWDLYFQQSDPFLVFFLSLIVLINQRDQILTMKGSSKEELISFLVNMPCNIEADDVLDFCSLAQYYSVKTPASFKRDLLQVLFGAQRGTSGKPEGSVVSQALCLPVSVNELIENASLINPHPEAVRFFLVDCRPAEQYNSGHLSTAFHLDSNLMLQEPEAFQTAVQGLLRSQRNAIDANSNAGGEHLCFLGSGRLEEDQYTHMVVASFLQKNTKYVSLLTGGYEAIHEYFGESMVDCLEDHDPLKCLLCNKEQLRYGGPKGSGNNNNNSQKSLPSGANSASSSATNSLKRATQRSGSHSTANGNGGGDRKSTIDLFSKLSLAMKTKSAEVKEKLIDYISNPNATEPGTSRTGNGGEKHVSRNDRNGKRYRNVPPVFSIGEDHEDDDELNSAASESSSVARGSKPNSSQKADPGAEEIVSIQSFLKGPDVIRYFKCQEVHLNGYMYDSYLLVTATHMIVLRELETQRDRARIIVRRLLQSIVKITAKKRHRDLITFKYGYPEEENLVITDMDRFLIPNASEVTDLISRHIIKQT